From the genome of Bordetella sp. H567, one region includes:
- a CDS encoding DUF2889 domain-containing protein, with protein sequence MPLPPPKVSRQPIHTRSIRVQGYAREDGLWDIEAELIDVKAYDFVKHEGDTLRAGEPVHHMHLRITIDSAYTIVAAQAVYDAAPYGQNCTSIESAYQDLVGMNLIKGFRQQVKTRFGRVAGCTHMSELALVLPTAAVQTMAGRRRENPDPGKRPFQLDGCHALSTDGPVVLRYYPKWHTGDVSAEDAASDSSLFSHTT encoded by the coding sequence ATGCCTTTGCCGCCGCCGAAAGTCTCCCGCCAGCCCATCCACACGCGCTCGATCCGCGTGCAGGGCTATGCGCGCGAAGACGGCCTGTGGGACATCGAGGCCGAACTCATCGATGTCAAGGCCTACGACTTCGTCAAGCACGAGGGCGATACGCTGCGCGCCGGCGAGCCGGTGCATCATATGCACCTGCGTATCACCATCGATTCCGCCTACACCATCGTGGCGGCCCAGGCCGTCTATGATGCCGCGCCTTATGGCCAAAACTGCACAAGTATCGAAAGCGCATATCAAGACCTGGTGGGCATGAATCTGATCAAGGGATTTCGCCAGCAGGTCAAGACGCGCTTCGGGCGCGTGGCCGGTTGCACGCATATGAGCGAGCTTGCGCTGGTGTTGCCGACCGCCGCGGTGCAAACCATGGCCGGCCGGCGCCGCGAGAACCCTGATCCCGGCAAGCGGCCGTTCCAGCTGGACGGCTGCCATGCGCTCAGTACGGACGGGCCGGTGGTCCTCCGGTACTACCCCAAGTGGCATACCGGCGATGTTTCCGCCGAGGATGCCGCTTCTGATTCTTCTCTTTTTTCTCATACGACCTGA
- the sucC gene encoding ADP-forming succinate--CoA ligase subunit beta — protein MKIHEYQGKELLKKFGVTVPRGIPAFTVDEAVSAAEKLGGPVWVVKAQIHAGGRGKGGGVKLARSIDEVRKLSSEILGMQLVTHQTGPQGQKVNRLYIEEGADIQKEYYVSLVTDRATQKVALIASSEGGMDIEEVAHSSPDKIITEYIDPLTGVTAEQAKKVADAIGMPANSTAQTVDLFQKLYKCYMETDASLVEINPLNRDSKGNIIALDAKFNFDSNALFRHPEIVAYRDLDEEDPAEIEASKFDLAYIQLDGNIGCLVNGAGLAMATMDTIKLFGGEPANFLDVGGGATAEKVTEAFKIMLKNKSVKAILVNIFGGIMRCDVIAEGVITACKAVNLNVPLVVRMKGTNEELGKKMLAESGLPIISADTMAEAATKVVAAVK, from the coding sequence ATGAAAATCCACGAGTATCAAGGCAAGGAACTGCTGAAGAAATTTGGCGTGACCGTGCCGCGCGGTATTCCCGCCTTCACCGTCGACGAAGCCGTGAGCGCAGCGGAAAAACTGGGCGGGCCTGTCTGGGTCGTGAAGGCGCAGATCCACGCGGGCGGCCGTGGCAAGGGTGGCGGCGTCAAGCTGGCTCGTTCGATCGACGAGGTCCGCAAGCTGTCCAGCGAAATCCTGGGCATGCAGCTGGTCACGCACCAGACCGGCCCCCAAGGCCAGAAGGTAAACCGCCTGTACATCGAGGAAGGCGCGGACATCCAGAAGGAATACTATGTTTCGCTGGTGACCGACCGCGCAACACAGAAGGTCGCTCTGATCGCGTCGAGCGAAGGCGGCATGGATATCGAGGAAGTCGCGCATTCGTCGCCCGACAAGATCATCACCGAATACATCGACCCGCTGACCGGCGTGACCGCCGAGCAGGCGAAGAAGGTGGCCGACGCCATCGGCATGCCTGCCAATTCGACGGCCCAGACGGTCGACCTGTTCCAGAAGCTGTACAAGTGCTACATGGAAACGGACGCCTCGCTGGTCGAAATCAACCCGCTGAACCGCGACAGCAAGGGCAACATCATTGCCCTGGACGCCAAGTTCAACTTCGATTCGAACGCCCTGTTCCGTCATCCCGAAATCGTTGCCTATCGCGACCTGGACGAGGAAGACCCGGCCGAAATCGAAGCCAGCAAGTTCGATCTGGCCTATATCCAGCTTGACGGCAACATCGGCTGCCTGGTGAACGGCGCCGGCCTGGCCATGGCCACCATGGACACCATCAAGCTGTTCGGCGGCGAGCCGGCCAACTTCCTGGACGTCGGCGGCGGCGCCACGGCGGAAAAGGTCACGGAAGCCTTCAAGATCATGCTCAAGAACAAGAGCGTGAAGGCCATTTTGGTCAATATCTTCGGCGGCATCATGCGCTGCGACGTGATCGCCGAAGGCGTGATCACCGCGTGCAAGGCCGTCAACCTGAACGTTCCGCTGGTCGTCCGCATGAAGGGCACCAACGAAGAACTCGGCAAGAAGATGCTGGCCGAGTCCGGACTGCCCATTATCAGCGCCGACACCATGGCCGAAGCGGCCACCAAGGTCGTTGCCGCCGTCAAATAA
- the sucD gene encoding succinate--CoA ligase subunit alpha, which yields MSILINKDTKVITQGITGKTGQFHTRMCRDYANGKAAFVAGVNPKKAGEDFEGIPIYASVKDAKAATGATVSVIYVPPAGAAAAIWEAVEAELDLAICITEGIPVRDMLEVRNRMKQKGSKTLLLGPNCPGLITPDEIKIGIMPGHIHRKGRVGIVSRSGTLTYEAVAQVTELGLGQSSAVGIGGDPINGLKHVDVLKLFNDDPDTDAVIMIGEIGGPDEVSAAQWAKDNMKKPVVGFIAGVTAPPGKRMGHAGALISGGADTADAKLEVMEACGIRTTRNPSEMGKLLKSVL from the coding sequence ATGTCGATCTTGATCAACAAGGACACTAAAGTCATCACCCAAGGCATCACGGGCAAGACGGGCCAATTCCATACCCGCATGTGCCGTGACTACGCCAACGGCAAGGCCGCCTTCGTGGCCGGCGTGAACCCCAAGAAGGCGGGCGAGGACTTCGAAGGCATTCCCATCTACGCGTCGGTCAAGGACGCCAAGGCCGCAACCGGCGCCACCGTGTCGGTGATCTACGTGCCGCCCGCCGGCGCCGCCGCTGCCATCTGGGAAGCCGTGGAAGCCGAACTGGACCTGGCCATCTGCATTACCGAAGGCATCCCCGTCCGCGACATGCTGGAAGTGCGCAATCGCATGAAGCAGAAGGGCAGCAAGACGCTGTTGCTGGGCCCGAACTGCCCCGGCCTGATCACGCCGGACGAAATCAAAATCGGCATCATGCCTGGCCACATCCACCGCAAGGGCCGCGTGGGCATCGTCAGCCGCTCCGGCACGCTGACCTACGAAGCCGTTGCCCAGGTGACCGAACTGGGTCTGGGCCAGTCCAGCGCCGTCGGTATCGGTGGCGATCCGATCAACGGCCTGAAGCACGTCGATGTCCTGAAGCTGTTCAATGACGATCCCGACACCGATGCCGTCATCATGATCGGCGAAATCGGCGGTCCGGACGAAGTCAGCGCCGCGCAGTGGGCCAAGGACAACATGAAGAAACCGGTGGTCGGCTTCATCGCCGGCGTCACCGCGCCTCCTGGAAAGCGCATGGGCCACGCCGGCGCGCTGATTTCCGGTGGCGCCGATACGGCCGATGCGAAGCTGGAGGTCATGGAGGCCTGCGGCATCCGCACGACGCGCAACCCCTCGGAAATGGGCAAGTTGCTGAAGTCCGTGCTCTGA
- a CDS encoding TerC family protein, translating into MELTQAAFWLALLQIIWVNILLSGDNAVVIALAARSLPPAQQKKAIVIGSAAAIIMRIILTLVAAKLLLLPWLKLIGAVLLVYIGVSLLMPEDEDDGGAKSHGNLLSAIRTIMIADLVMSLDNVVAVAAAAMGDTTLLVLGLAISIPLVIFGSTLLLKVIERFPIIVWVGAALLGFIAGELLVGDPALHDSVARIDAALGTTEHNLALMAGAFGAVLVLLLGKILIARRHPDKNLNRSEQI; encoded by the coding sequence ATGGAATTAACACAAGCCGCTTTCTGGCTCGCGCTTCTGCAAATCATCTGGGTCAATATTCTCCTGTCCGGGGATAACGCCGTGGTCATCGCGCTGGCGGCCCGTTCCTTGCCGCCTGCCCAGCAGAAGAAGGCCATCGTCATCGGTTCGGCCGCCGCCATCATCATGCGGATCATCCTGACGCTGGTGGCCGCCAAGCTGCTGTTGCTTCCCTGGCTGAAGTTGATCGGCGCGGTCCTGCTGGTCTATATCGGCGTGTCGCTGCTGATGCCCGAGGACGAGGACGACGGTGGCGCCAAATCCCATGGCAATCTGCTCTCGGCCATCCGCACCATCATGATCGCTGACCTGGTGATGAGCCTGGACAACGTGGTGGCCGTGGCGGCCGCGGCGATGGGCGATACGACGCTGCTCGTCTTGGGCTTGGCCATCAGTATTCCCCTGGTCATCTTTGGCAGCACGCTGCTGCTCAAGGTGATCGAGCGCTTCCCGATCATCGTGTGGGTTGGCGCGGCGCTGCTCGGTTTCATCGCGGGCGAGCTGCTCGTGGGAGATCCGGCGCTGCACGACTCGGTCGCGCGCATCGACGCTGCCTTGGGCACCACAGAGCATAACCTTGCCCTGATGGCCGGCGCCTTCGGCGCGGTCCTGGTCTTGCTGCTGGGCAAGATCCTGATCGCGCGCCGCCATCCTGACAAAAATCTTAATCGTTCGGAGCAAATCTGA
- a CDS encoding TerC family protein, which yields MFEFFQTLSWAAVFQIILIDILLGGDNAVVIALACRNLAPKQRMQGILWGTAGAILLRVVLIAFALTLLNIPFLKVAGGLLLLWIGVKLLMPEDEGHDKIKGGSSIASAVKTIIVADFVMSLDNVIAIAGAAQNADPSHQIGLVVFGLLVSVPIIIWGSTLVLKLIDRYPLVVTFGAGLLGWIAGGMVITDVIVEGQFGPQPAMVKLSAEIIGALLVVLLGRRLAGRKVVSKESVHESA from the coding sequence GTGTTTGAGTTCTTCCAGACGCTCAGTTGGGCGGCCGTTTTCCAGATCATCCTGATCGACATCCTGCTGGGCGGCGACAACGCCGTGGTCATTGCGCTGGCTTGCCGCAACCTGGCTCCCAAGCAGCGGATGCAGGGCATACTGTGGGGCACCGCCGGCGCCATCCTCTTGCGCGTGGTGTTGATCGCCTTCGCGCTCACCCTGCTGAATATCCCTTTCCTGAAAGTCGCCGGCGGCCTGCTGCTGCTCTGGATCGGCGTCAAGCTGCTGATGCCGGAGGATGAGGGGCACGACAAGATCAAGGGCGGATCGTCCATCGCGTCCGCGGTCAAGACCATCATCGTGGCTGACTTCGTCATGAGCCTGGACAACGTCATCGCCATCGCTGGCGCCGCCCAGAACGCCGACCCCAGCCACCAGATCGGGCTGGTCGTCTTCGGCCTGCTGGTCAGCGTGCCCATCATCATCTGGGGCTCCACGCTGGTACTGAAGCTCATCGACCGTTATCCGCTGGTCGTTACTTTCGGCGCCGGGCTGCTGGGCTGGATCGCAGGCGGCATGGTGATCACCGATGTCATTGTCGAAGGTCAATTCGGTCCGCAGCCGGCTATGGTTAAATTGAGCGCTGAAATCATCGGCGCGCTGCTCGTCGTTCTCCTGGGACGGCGGCTGGCAGGCCGCAAAGTCGTCTCCAAGGAATCCGTGCATGAGTCTGCGTAA
- the hemC gene encoding hydroxymethylbilane synthase produces MSHPSRLIIATRASRLALWQAEHVRGRLQALYPACSVELLTLTTRGDQILDRTLSKVGGKGLFVKELENALLDGRADLAVHSLKDVPIDLQAPFELCAMLERADPRDAFVSSRYAALRELPDGAVVGTSSLRRESQIRAHYPKLVVRPLRGNLDTRLAKLDAGDYDAIVLAAAGLERLGLASRIRAVLDVDESLPAAGQGALGIEIRADRGDVRGWVAPLASARTTACVAAERAVSRELGGSCQVPLAAYATTDGDTVHLRALVASVDGARMLRAEASGPAAQAGDIGVAVARELLDKGASAILADLSAHD; encoded by the coding sequence GTGTCACACCCTAGCCGTTTGATCATTGCCACGCGGGCAAGCCGCTTGGCGCTGTGGCAGGCCGAGCACGTGCGCGGCCGCCTGCAGGCCCTGTATCCCGCCTGTTCGGTAGAGCTGCTGACGCTGACCACGCGTGGCGACCAGATCCTGGACCGCACGCTGTCGAAGGTCGGCGGCAAGGGGCTCTTCGTCAAGGAGCTCGAAAATGCGCTGCTGGACGGGCGGGCCGACCTCGCCGTGCATTCGCTGAAGGACGTCCCCATCGATCTGCAGGCTCCCTTCGAGCTGTGCGCGATGCTGGAGCGGGCGGATCCCCGCGATGCCTTCGTCTCCAGCCGTTATGCCGCGCTGCGCGAGCTGCCCGATGGGGCGGTGGTGGGTACGTCCAGCCTGCGACGCGAGTCGCAGATCCGCGCGCACTACCCGAAGCTGGTCGTGCGGCCCCTGCGCGGCAACCTGGATACGCGGCTGGCCAAGCTGGATGCGGGCGACTATGACGCCATCGTCCTTGCCGCCGCCGGCCTGGAGCGCCTGGGGCTGGCCAGCCGCATACGCGCCGTCCTGGACGTCGACGAAAGCCTGCCGGCCGCCGGTCAGGGCGCCTTGGGCATCGAGATCCGCGCCGATCGTGGCGACGTGCGAGGATGGGTGGCGCCGCTCGCCTCGGCGCGCACCACGGCATGCGTGGCGGCGGAAAGGGCGGTGTCGCGCGAGCTGGGCGGTTCCTGCCAGGTGCCCCTGGCCGCCTATGCCACCACCGACGGGGATACCGTGCATCTGCGTGCGCTGGTCGCCTCGGTGGACGGCGCGCGCATGCTGCGCGCCGAGGCCTCCGGGCCGGCGGCGCAGGCCGGGGACATCGGGGTGGCCGTGGCGCGCGAATTGTTGGACAAGGGCGCTTCCGCCATCCTGGCCGACCTGTCGGCCCACGATTGA
- a CDS encoding uroporphyrinogen-III synthase, with amino-acid sequence MTPPPGARVKPGEIQTAILTRPAGRNDGLATRLRAAGWDVHAWPALRIEPLVPGPAGIPLPRDFDLAVFVSGNAASRYLDQLQALGMGAWPSSCVAAAVGPATAARLRESGRLDARCVIVHPAADAPRHDSEALWELLAERGPIPRRVLLVRGTDGRDWLAQRLASHGAAVHLHAVYRRVPACWDAPALAQLGRWAAAGHHPTWLLTSGEGIDAVRANVVRAAAEAWWHACRFIVTHARLADRLALPAQVAGRAVRVCAPAEDAIFNAFVSA; translated from the coding sequence TTGACCCCCCCACCTGGTGCGCGCGTGAAGCCCGGCGAGATCCAGACGGCCATACTGACGCGTCCGGCGGGGCGCAACGATGGGCTGGCGACGCGATTGCGGGCGGCAGGCTGGGATGTCCACGCGTGGCCCGCGCTACGCATCGAGCCCCTTGTGCCGGGGCCGGCGGGCATTCCATTGCCGCGGGATTTCGATCTGGCGGTCTTCGTCAGCGGCAATGCCGCATCCCGGTACCTGGACCAGCTGCAGGCGCTCGGCATGGGCGCTTGGCCGTCGTCTTGTGTTGCCGCGGCCGTCGGGCCGGCCACCGCCGCCCGCCTGCGTGAATCCGGCCGACTGGACGCGCGCTGCGTGATCGTCCACCCTGCCGCGGACGCACCCCGGCACGATTCCGAAGCCTTGTGGGAACTGCTGGCCGAGCGCGGCCCGATCCCGCGGCGCGTACTGCTGGTGCGCGGCACGGACGGCCGCGACTGGCTGGCGCAACGTCTCGCCTCGCATGGGGCCGCGGTTCACCTGCATGCGGTCTATCGGCGCGTTCCCGCGTGCTGGGACGCGCCGGCGCTGGCCCAACTGGGGCGCTGGGCGGCAGCGGGCCACCATCCCACCTGGCTGTTGACCAGCGGCGAAGGCATCGACGCGGTCCGGGCGAACGTGGTCCGGGCGGCTGCAGAAGCCTGGTGGCACGCGTGTCGTTTTATCGTCACCCATGCGCGTCTGGCCGATCGGCTGGCCTTGCCGGCGCAGGTCGCCGGGCGGGCGGTGCGGGTTTGCGCACCGGCTGAGGATGCCATCTTTAATGCTTTTGTTTCGGCTTGA
- a CDS encoding uroporphyrinogen-III C-methyltransferase, which produces MTEKTPATDPAAAPVVSQNPTSADMKSPGPKNAASNTPPAAARRGGASPLVATLVVVVLLALVLVAALWMQRQQFLAAGREVATRLDGLNSALAQTRAESRQALSLAQVQSDKVAALEATLQETQSQYTALQQAWQDFNDNVSDDVLINDVERLLTIADQQLRLGGNVSNAIVAMETAQSRLARAGRPRYASLQQTINGDLDRLRAVKTIDIPVQASRIERLVNLVGKAPLLVPDAVTADAAAAGVAPAVAIPADAAPAPAPAAAPQPQPDAAWWQRWRAEIASWPSRAGGALVHELGDLVRVQRVDEPAALLLSTEQAEQLRSTLRQRLLTVQLALLMRQPAIWKNELDTVTRTLGTYYDRRSPDTLAALGLARELAQIQIATPMPDLSDSLSAIAALRAAGSSTVKGRD; this is translated from the coding sequence ATGACAGAAAAGACTCCTGCCACCGATCCGGCCGCGGCGCCGGTCGTCTCTCAGAATCCGACATCGGCCGACATGAAATCCCCCGGCCCGAAGAACGCCGCGTCGAACACGCCGCCGGCCGCGGCGCGCAGAGGGGGCGCATCGCCCTTGGTCGCCACCCTGGTCGTTGTCGTGCTGCTTGCGCTGGTCCTGGTCGCCGCGCTCTGGATGCAGCGCCAGCAGTTCCTGGCCGCGGGCCGCGAGGTCGCTACCCGCCTGGATGGGCTGAACAGCGCCCTGGCCCAGACCCGCGCCGAGAGCCGCCAGGCCCTCTCCCTGGCGCAGGTGCAGAGCGACAAGGTCGCGGCGCTGGAAGCCACCCTGCAGGAAACACAGAGCCAATACACGGCGTTGCAACAGGCATGGCAGGACTTCAACGATAACGTGAGCGACGACGTTCTGATCAACGACGTTGAACGCCTGTTGACCATCGCCGACCAGCAACTGCGCCTGGGAGGCAACGTCAGCAATGCCATCGTCGCGATGGAAACGGCGCAATCCCGCCTGGCGCGGGCAGGGCGGCCCCGCTATGCCAGCTTGCAGCAAACGATCAACGGCGATCTCGATCGCCTCCGCGCGGTCAAGACTATCGACATTCCGGTCCAGGCCAGCCGCATCGAGCGCCTGGTCAATCTGGTGGGCAAGGCGCCCCTGCTCGTGCCGGATGCCGTGACGGCCGACGCCGCGGCGGCCGGCGTGGCGCCCGCCGTGGCGATCCCCGCCGATGCCGCCCCGGCCCCGGCCCCGGCCGCCGCGCCGCAACCCCAGCCCGATGCCGCCTGGTGGCAGCGCTGGCGTGCGGAAATCGCTTCCTGGCCCAGCCGCGCCGGCGGCGCGCTGGTGCATGAACTGGGCGACCTGGTACGTGTGCAGCGTGTCGACGAACCGGCGGCATTGCTGCTTTCCACGGAGCAGGCCGAACAGCTGCGCTCCACGCTGCGCCAGCGCCTGCTGACCGTGCAACTGGCGCTGCTGATGCGCCAGCCCGCCATCTGGAAGAACGAACTGGACACCGTTACCCGTACGCTGGGTACCTATTACGACCGCCGTTCGCCCGATACGCTGGCCGCGCTCGGACTGGCCCGTGAACTGGCGCAGATCCAGATCGCGACGCCCATGCCGGACCTGTCGGACAGCCTGAGTGCCATCGCGGCGCTGCGGGCGGCCGGTTCGTCCACCGTCAAAGGGCGGGACTGA
- a CDS encoding heme biosynthesis HemY N-terminal domain-containing protein, translated as MRAWFWTLLLAVVAVAVAVVLRAHPGNVLLLVWPYRVELSLTLAVLLLVALFVAIYVGLRLLAWLLAIPERMRAWRGRRAQARDHELLERGWIGLLEGRYAHAEKDLAKLLDQAKGRNRRVLAALSAARAAQGLGEFVRRDVMLDRAREAAGSDPGLIEAVATVTADLLLEQGLPERALDVLAPLQDGGARHLHTLRLLLRAERALGHHDRVFTLARALSRRGAMARDEAMRIIGVSGAARLRAAADGDTWRAIWKDLKAEERLLPDIALAGAAAFEAAGEADEAARILEAAIAHGFDARLLAAYSRCDAAQVPRRLERAEKWLQQRPANADVLSALGMLCLTGQLWGQAERYLRRAVERRADARTHALLGSLYDRLDRQNDAVRHWRLATAAGIALPVLAADDALPAADTRADPSRVDPESGFLSDAAEAPAPASAYIHEAVPVEAPVADYVLDPHARGRTDPRSDEPAPSSPSPVPPPAEAPVDVEDYFDSAPIPVAGLGDEQPEPATPSRRDNGVADLPSRSGGSGDQGKS; from the coding sequence ATGCGCGCCTGGTTCTGGACGCTGTTGCTGGCGGTCGTCGCGGTTGCCGTGGCGGTGGTGTTGCGGGCCCACCCCGGCAACGTCTTGCTGCTGGTCTGGCCCTACCGCGTGGAGCTTTCACTGACGCTGGCGGTATTGCTCCTGGTCGCGCTGTTCGTGGCGATTTACGTCGGCCTGCGCTTGCTGGCCTGGCTGCTGGCCATTCCCGAGCGCATGCGCGCCTGGCGCGGACGCCGCGCCCAGGCGCGCGATCACGAATTGCTGGAACGCGGCTGGATCGGTTTGCTGGAAGGCCGCTATGCGCATGCCGAGAAAGACCTGGCCAAGTTGCTGGACCAGGCCAAGGGCCGCAATCGCCGGGTGCTCGCGGCCTTGTCCGCGGCGCGCGCCGCGCAGGGACTGGGCGAATTCGTGCGGCGCGATGTCATGCTGGATCGGGCGCGAGAAGCCGCCGGCAGCGACCCGGGCCTGATCGAAGCCGTGGCCACCGTCACCGCGGACCTGCTCCTGGAGCAGGGACTGCCGGAGCGTGCGCTGGACGTGCTGGCGCCCCTGCAGGACGGCGGCGCGCGGCACTTGCATACGCTGCGCCTGCTGTTGCGGGCCGAGCGAGCGCTGGGCCACCACGATCGCGTATTCACGCTGGCGCGCGCGCTTTCGCGGCGCGGCGCGATGGCGCGCGATGAGGCGATGCGCATCATTGGCGTGTCCGGTGCGGCGCGCCTGCGCGCCGCCGCCGACGGCGATACGTGGCGCGCCATCTGGAAGGACCTCAAGGCCGAAGAGCGCCTGCTGCCGGACATCGCGCTGGCCGGTGCCGCCGCGTTCGAAGCGGCCGGCGAAGCCGACGAGGCCGCACGCATCCTCGAGGCCGCCATCGCACACGGCTTCGATGCGCGGCTGCTGGCCGCGTATTCGCGCTGCGACGCGGCTCAGGTGCCACGCCGCCTGGAACGCGCGGAAAAGTGGCTGCAGCAGCGTCCGGCCAACGCGGATGTGCTGTCCGCGCTTGGCATGCTGTGCCTGACGGGTCAGTTGTGGGGCCAGGCGGAACGTTATCTGCGGCGTGCCGTCGAGCGTCGCGCCGATGCGCGCACGCATGCCCTGCTGGGCAGCCTGTATGACCGCCTGGACCGGCAGAACGATGCCGTCCGGCATTGGCGCCTGGCCACGGCGGCCGGTATCGCGCTACCGGTGCTGGCAGCAGACGATGCCCTGCCCGCGGCCGATACGCGCGCCGATCCGTCGCGCGTGGATCCCGAAAGCGGTTTCCTTTCGGATGCCGCGGAAGCGCCCGCGCCCGCTAGTGCCTACATCCACGAGGCCGTGCCGGTGGAAGCGCCGGTGGCCGACTACGTGCTGGACCCGCATGCGCGCGGCCGCACGGATCCGCGCTCCGACGAACCCGCGCCGTCGTCGCCGTCGCCCGTTCCGCCGCCGGCCGAAGCGCCGGTGGATGTCGAGGATTATTTCGACAGCGCGCCCATCCCGGTAGCCGGGTTGGGCGACGAACAGCCCGAACCCGCCACGCCGTCGCGACGCGACAACGGCGTCGCGGATCTGCCATCCCGGTCCGGCGGCTCCGGTGACCAGGGCAAGTCCTGA
- the ppa gene encoding inorganic diphosphatase, whose translation MSLDRVPPGSKLPDEFNVIIEIPMNADPVKYEVDKDTGAVFVDRFMLTAMHYPCNYGYIPQTLSEDGDPADVLVVTPFPIQIGSVIRCRALGVLEMDDESGGDAKLLAVPVDKLYPPYRHIKSYQDLPEEDIARIQHFFEHYKDLEKGKWVKVKGWKGVDAAHEEITRSAERHAKGGK comes from the coding sequence ATGAGTCTCGATCGCGTCCCTCCCGGCTCCAAGCTGCCGGATGAATTCAACGTCATCATCGAAATTCCCATGAACGCGGACCCGGTGAAGTACGAGGTCGACAAGGACACGGGCGCCGTGTTCGTCGACCGCTTCATGCTGACCGCCATGCACTATCCGTGCAACTACGGCTACATCCCGCAAACGTTGTCGGAAGACGGTGATCCCGCGGATGTCCTGGTGGTTACGCCGTTCCCGATCCAGATCGGCTCGGTGATCCGCTGCCGCGCCCTGGGCGTGCTGGAAATGGACGATGAGTCCGGCGGCGACGCCAAGTTGCTGGCCGTGCCGGTCGACAAGCTGTATCCGCCTTACCGGCACATCAAGTCTTACCAGGACCTGCCCGAGGAAGATATCGCTCGCATCCAGCACTTCTTCGAGCACTACAAGGATCTGGAAAAGGGCAAATGGGTCAAGGTGAAGGGCTGGAAGGGCGTCGATGCCGCGCATGAGGAAATCACGCGCAGCGCCGAACGCCATGCGAAGGGCGGCAAGTAA
- a CDS encoding fumarylacetoacetate hydrolase family protein, giving the protein MDYVLPPQPVVAVPVAGSAALFPVRRVYCVGRNYAEHAKEMGFTGREDPFFFCKPADAIIAVRDGETGKMPYPSRTSNLHYEMELVVAIGKAGKDIPVEKANEHIWGYALGLDMTRRDLQGEAKKLGRPWEVGKAFDQSAPLGPIHPVGKTGILEKADIWLDVNGTRKQGSNISELIWNIPESIAYLSGLFELQPGDLIFTGTPEGVGPVVKNDLMVGGVAGLGELRVQVV; this is encoded by the coding sequence ATGGACTATGTTTTGCCCCCTCAGCCCGTCGTCGCCGTCCCGGTGGCGGGTAGCGCCGCCTTATTCCCGGTTCGCCGCGTGTATTGCGTTGGACGCAATTACGCCGAGCATGCCAAGGAAATGGGGTTCACCGGCCGCGAGGATCCGTTCTTCTTCTGCAAGCCCGCCGATGCGATCATCGCGGTGCGCGATGGTGAAACGGGGAAGATGCCGTATCCGTCCAGGACGTCGAACCTGCACTACGAAATGGAGCTGGTCGTGGCGATCGGCAAGGCGGGCAAGGATATTCCGGTCGAGAAAGCCAACGAGCACATCTGGGGTTATGCCTTGGGGCTGGACATGACGCGACGCGACCTGCAGGGCGAAGCCAAGAAGCTCGGACGTCCCTGGGAAGTGGGCAAGGCCTTCGACCAGTCCGCCCCGCTGGGTCCCATCCATCCTGTCGGCAAGACGGGCATCCTGGAAAAAGCGGACATCTGGCTGGATGTGAACGGGACGCGCAAACAGGGCAGCAACATCAGCGAACTGATCTGGAACATTCCCGAGAGCATCGCTTATCTGTCGGGCCTGTTTGAACTGCAGCCCGGTGACCTGATCTTTACCGGCACGCCGGAAGGCGTCGGTCCGGTCGTCAAGAACGACCTGATGGTGGGTGGTGTCGCGGGTCTGGGTGAACTGCGCGTCCAGGTAGTGTGA
- a CDS encoding entericidin A/B family lipoprotein, giving the protein MRSKMMLTTLVVFAMVLAGCNTVAGAGKDLQRAGNAITNAAEK; this is encoded by the coding sequence ATGCGCTCGAAGATGATGCTCACGACGTTGGTTGTCTTTGCGATGGTCCTGGCGGGCTGCAACACCGTTGCAGGCGCCGGCAAGGACCTGCAGCGCGCGGGCAATGCCATCACGAACGCCGCGGAAAAATAA